A genomic stretch from Deltaproteobacteria bacterium GWC2_65_14 includes:
- a CDS encoding amino acid-binding protein, producing the protein MGHFSVSVMGKDRPGIVAEVSRILFELGCNIEDSTCTILSGQFAMILVVFHQKMTKVSEISPAFEEVRGRMGLMVTIHSLKEEEVVHEKSFAGQPHIISVYGADRPGIVYSVARELAARKINITDLNTQVVGSKERPVYVMVIEADIPESVDMKELEVVFEKIKKEIGVSISIRPIETVEL; encoded by the coding sequence ATGGGACACTTCTCGGTCAGCGTCATGGGGAAGGACCGGCCCGGGATCGTCGCCGAGGTCAGCCGGATCCTCTTCGAGCTCGGCTGCAACATCGAGGACTCCACCTGCACGATCCTCTCGGGGCAGTTCGCGATGATCCTCGTGGTCTTCCACCAGAAGATGACGAAGGTCTCCGAGATAAGCCCCGCCTTCGAGGAGGTGCGCGGCAGGATGGGGCTGATGGTCACCATCCACTCCCTGAAGGAAGAAGAGGTGGTTCACGAAAAGAGCTTCGCCGGACAACCCCACATCATTTCGGTGTACGGAGCCGACCGCCCGGGGATCGTCTACTCGGTGGCGCGGGAGCTCGCGGCCCGGAAGATCAACATCACCGACCTCAACACCCAGGTCGTCGGGTCGAAGGAGCGGCCGGTCTACGTCATGGTCATTGAGGCCGACATCCCGGAATCGGTCGACATGAAGGAGCTGGAGGTGGTGTTCGAGAAGATCAAGAAGGAGATCGGCGTCTCGATCTCGATTCGCCCGATCGAGACCGTGGAGCTCTGA
- a CDS encoding peptide deformylase, with translation MAVLPILQFPDPLLKEKCAPVDRVTPELSSRVDDLLDTMRASPGCVGIAASQVGILQRILVVDVSGHKRGSREENHGLLVLVNPEILARGGRQMVREGCMSIPDYTANVQRAQWVLVDALDRTGKQVILEAVGFEAVAIQHEADHLDGLLFLDRVSSVKTDLFRRKRSR, from the coding sequence ATGGCCGTTCTTCCGATCCTGCAGTTCCCCGACCCCCTGCTGAAGGAGAAGTGCGCACCGGTCGACCGGGTGACGCCGGAGCTGTCCTCCCGGGTCGACGATCTTCTCGACACGATGCGCGCCTCCCCGGGATGCGTCGGCATCGCCGCCTCGCAGGTGGGGATTCTCCAGCGGATCCTCGTGGTCGACGTGTCGGGGCATAAACGGGGGAGCCGGGAGGAAAATCACGGCCTGCTCGTGCTCGTCAATCCCGAGATCCTGGCCCGCGGCGGAAGGCAGATGGTGCGGGAGGGGTGCATGAGCATCCCCGACTACACGGCGAATGTCCAGCGGGCGCAGTGGGTGCTGGTGGACGCCCTGGACCGCACCGGGAAGCAGGTGATCCTCGAGGCGGTCGGGTTCGAGGCGGTGGCGATCCAGCACGAGGCGGACCACCTGGACGGCCTTCTCTTCCTGGACCGGGTCTCCTCCGTCAAGACCGACCTGTTCCGCCGCAAGCGCTCCCGCTGA